A genomic window from Streptomyces sp. NBC_01429 includes:
- the fxsA gene encoding FxsA family membrane protein encodes MTTAQPHSPRPKRSRARTLIPLSIAAWLVLEIWLLTVVADTIGGFGLLLLIAGSIVLGAVVIKSAGRRAFRNLTETIQRQQRQQQPGATPEVEGASGTTGNGFLMLGGLLIMVPGMITDLLGLLLLIPFVRMALGRYAERSLERRVRAASVPGGLGDAYQQARMHRPDGKVVQGEVIKNDERPEDSGRPEDQGPRPPLTP; translated from the coding sequence ATGACGACCGCGCAGCCGCACAGCCCCCGTCCGAAGCGCTCCCGCGCCCGCACTCTGATTCCGCTGTCCATCGCCGCCTGGCTGGTGCTGGAGATCTGGCTGCTGACCGTGGTGGCCGACACCATCGGCGGCTTCGGTCTCCTGCTGCTGATCGCGGGCTCGATCGTGCTCGGCGCCGTGGTGATCAAGAGCGCCGGGCGCCGCGCCTTCCGGAATCTGACCGAGACCATTCAGCGCCAGCAGCGTCAGCAGCAGCCCGGCGCGACCCCCGAGGTCGAGGGCGCGAGCGGGACCACCGGCAACGGGTTCCTGATGCTCGGCGGGCTGCTGATCATGGTGCCGGGGATGATCACCGACCTGCTGGGCCTGCTGCTGCTCATCCCGTTCGTACGGATGGCGCTCGGCCGGTACGCGGAACGGTCGCTGGAGCGCCGGGTGCGGGCGGCCTCGGTGCCCGGCGGGCTGGGGGACGCCTACCAGCAGGCCAGGATGCACCGGCCCGACGGCAAGGTGGTCCAGGGCGAGGTCATCAAGAACGACGAGCGGCCGGAGGACTCGGGACGCCCCGAGGACCAGGGCCCGCGTCCGCCGCTGACCCCCTGA
- a CDS encoding Lrp/AsnC family transcriptional regulator produces MEELDRQIVELLVKDGRTSYTDLGKATGLSTSAVHQRVRRLEQRGVIRGYAAVVDPEAVGLPLTAFISAKPFDPSAPDDIAERLAVIPEIEACHSVAGDENYILKVRVATPLELEHLLTRIRSLAGVSTRTTVVLSTPYESRPPSF; encoded by the coding sequence ATGGAGGAGCTGGATCGTCAGATCGTGGAGTTGCTCGTCAAGGACGGCCGGACGAGCTACACCGACCTGGGCAAGGCCACCGGCCTGTCCACCTCGGCCGTGCACCAACGGGTGCGCAGGCTGGAGCAGCGCGGTGTCATCCGGGGGTACGCGGCGGTCGTCGACCCGGAGGCCGTCGGGCTGCCGCTGACCGCCTTCATCTCGGCGAAACCCTTCGACCCCAGCGCGCCCGACGACATCGCGGAGCGGCTCGCCGTGATCCCCGAGATCGAGGCGTGCCACAGCGTGGCGGGCGACGAGAACTACATCCTCAAGGTGCGGGTCGCCACCCCCCTGGAGCTGGAGCACCTGCTCACCCGCATCCGCTCCCTGGCCGGTGTCTCCACCCGGACGACGGTCGTCCTCTCCACCCCCTACGAGTCCCGGCCGCCCTCCTTCTGA
- a CDS encoding acyl-CoA dehydrogenase family protein — MSDRAPRPVERQLPTEESKDLIALVRDIGRREIAPEAAEEEDAGRFPRELFATLSSSGLLGLPYDSADGGGDQPYEVYLQVLEELAAVRLTVGLGVSVHTLACHALAGYGGKEQRDAHLPAMLGGGLLGAYCLSEPAAGSDAASLSTKAVRDGDDWVITGTKAWITHGGIADFYTVLARTGGPGARGITAFLVPGDAPGLTAAAPERKMGMKGSPTAQLHFDGVRVADDRRLGDEGQGFAIALSALDSGRLGIAACAVGLAQAALDEALQYAAGRSQFGRPVADFQGLRFLLADMATRIEAGRSLYLAAARLRDAGRPFSAQAAMAKLFCTDTAMAVTVDAVQVLGGYGYTADFPAERYMREAKMLQIVEGTNQIQRMVIARHLAGPETR, encoded by the coding sequence ATGTCCGACCGCGCCCCGCGACCGGTGGAACGTCAGCTGCCCACCGAGGAGTCCAAGGACCTCATCGCCCTCGTACGCGACATCGGCCGCCGGGAGATCGCCCCCGAGGCGGCCGAGGAAGAGGACGCGGGCCGCTTCCCGCGCGAACTCTTCGCCACGCTCTCCTCGTCGGGCCTGCTCGGCCTCCCGTACGACTCCGCCGACGGCGGCGGGGACCAGCCCTACGAGGTATACCTCCAGGTCCTCGAAGAGCTGGCCGCCGTCCGGCTCACCGTCGGTCTCGGCGTGAGCGTGCACACCCTCGCCTGCCACGCGCTGGCCGGTTACGGCGGCAAGGAGCAGCGCGACGCCCACCTCCCCGCCATGCTGGGCGGCGGACTGCTCGGCGCGTACTGCCTCTCCGAGCCCGCCGCGGGCTCCGACGCCGCCTCCCTGAGCACGAAGGCCGTACGGGACGGTGACGACTGGGTCATCACCGGCACCAAGGCGTGGATCACCCATGGCGGGATCGCGGACTTCTACACCGTCCTCGCCCGGACGGGCGGCCCGGGGGCGCGCGGCATCACCGCCTTCCTCGTCCCGGGCGACGCGCCCGGTCTCACCGCGGCGGCGCCCGAGCGGAAGATGGGCATGAAGGGCTCGCCCACCGCCCAACTCCACTTCGACGGCGTACGGGTGGCCGACGACCGGCGCCTCGGCGACGAGGGGCAGGGCTTCGCGATCGCCCTGTCCGCGCTGGACTCGGGACGCCTCGGCATCGCCGCCTGCGCCGTCGGACTGGCGCAGGCCGCCCTGGACGAGGCACTCCAATACGCCGCCGGGCGCAGCCAGTTCGGCCGGCCCGTCGCCGACTTCCAGGGGCTGCGCTTCCTGCTCGCCGACATGGCCACCCGCATCGAGGCGGGGCGCTCGCTCTACCTCGCCGCCGCGCGCCTGCGCGACGCGGGCCGGCCCTTCTCCGCACAGGCGGCCATGGCCAAGCTGTTCTGCACCGACACGGCGATGGCGGTCACCGTCGACGCCGTACAGGTGCTCGGCGGGTACGGCTACACCGCCGACTTCCCGGCGGAACGCTATATGCGCGAGGCGAAGATGCTGCAGATCGTCGAGGGCACCAACCAGATCCAGCGCATGGTGATCGCGCGGCATCTGGCCGGTCCCGAGACCCGCTGA
- a CDS encoding amidohydrolase, producing the protein MNRRTAPQSEPGRTVLLRRGEVHSPADPFATAMVVERGHVAWVGSEGAADSFVSGVDEVVDLDGALVTPAFTDAHTHLTATGLALTGLDLSGAGSLPEALALVRAYREARPAADGEVLLGHGWDSDSWPERRPPSRAELDEAAAGRPLYLPRIDVHSAVVTTALLDLVPAVTSLPGYHPDAPLTDAAHHAVREAAHGALGAPQRAEAQRAARRRAASLGIGTLHECAGPDISSEEDFTALLALAEEEPGPRVHGYWAELISDERGARRVRELGAWGAAGDLFADGSLGSHTAALRDPYADAAHTGAARLDAAAIAAHVTACTEAGIQAGFHAIGDAALDAVVDGVRAAAERLGVARVRAARHRVEHAEMLTPETIAGFAELGLTASVQPAFDAAWGGADGMYASRLGAERAATLNPYAALLRAGVPLAFGSDSPVTPLDPWGTIRAAAFHRTPGHRISVRAAFTAHTRGGWRAVGRDDAGTLVPGAPADYAVWRTDELVVQAPDDRVARWSTDPRSGTPGLPDLTPGRALPVCLRTVVSGQTVFVRPNE; encoded by the coding sequence ATGAACCGTCGCACCGCCCCCCAGAGCGAACCCGGCCGCACCGTCCTGCTGCGCCGGGGAGAAGTCCACAGCCCCGCCGACCCGTTCGCCACCGCCATGGTCGTCGAGCGCGGCCATGTCGCCTGGGTGGGCTCGGAGGGCGCCGCGGACTCCTTCGTCTCCGGGGTGGACGAGGTGGTGGACCTGGACGGCGCGCTGGTCACCCCCGCCTTCACCGACGCCCACACCCACCTGACGGCCACCGGCCTCGCGCTCACCGGGCTCGACCTGTCCGGCGCCGGGAGCCTGCCGGAGGCGCTCGCGCTCGTACGGGCGTACCGCGAGGCGCGGCCCGCCGCCGACGGGGAGGTGCTGCTCGGCCACGGCTGGGACTCCGACAGCTGGCCCGAGCGACGGCCCCCGTCCCGCGCCGAACTGGACGAGGCCGCGGCCGGCCGGCCGCTCTACCTGCCCCGGATCGACGTGCATTCGGCCGTGGTGACCACGGCCCTGCTCGACCTGGTGCCCGCGGTCACCTCGCTGCCCGGCTACCACCCGGACGCCCCGCTGACCGACGCCGCGCACCACGCCGTGCGCGAGGCCGCCCACGGCGCCCTCGGCGCCCCGCAGCGCGCCGAGGCGCAGCGGGCCGCCCGGCGGCGCGCCGCCTCGCTGGGGATCGGCACGCTCCACGAGTGCGCGGGCCCCGACATTTCGAGCGAGGAGGACTTCACGGCCCTGCTCGCCCTCGCCGAGGAGGAGCCGGGTCCGCGCGTCCACGGCTACTGGGCCGAGCTGATCAGCGACGAGCGGGGCGCCCGGCGCGTGCGTGAACTGGGCGCGTGGGGCGCCGCCGGTGATCTCTTCGCCGACGGCTCGCTGGGCTCCCACACGGCCGCCCTGCGCGATCCGTACGCCGACGCCGCGCACACCGGCGCCGCGCGGCTCGACGCCGCCGCGATCGCCGCCCATGTCACCGCCTGCACCGAGGCCGGGATCCAGGCGGGCTTCCACGCCATCGGCGACGCCGCCCTCGACGCGGTCGTCGACGGGGTGCGCGCGGCGGCCGAGCGCCTCGGTGTCGCCCGCGTCCGGGCCGCCCGGCACCGCGTCGAGCACGCCGAGATGCTCACCCCCGAGACCATCGCCGGCTTCGCCGAGCTGGGGCTCACCGCCTCCGTGCAGCCCGCCTTCGACGCGGCCTGGGGCGGTGCGGACGGCATGTACGCGAGCCGGCTCGGCGCCGAGCGCGCCGCCACGCTCAATCCGTACGCCGCCCTGCTGCGCGCCGGGGTCCCGCTGGCCTTCGGCTCCGACAGCCCGGTCACCCCGCTGGACCCGTGGGGCACGATCAGGGCGGCCGCCTTCCACCGCACGCCCGGTCACCGGATCTCGGTACGGGCCGCGTTCACCGCCCACACCCGGGGCGGCTGGCGCGCCGTCGGCCGCGACGACGCCGGGACGCTGGTGCCGGGCGCCCCCGCCGACTACGCCGTCTGGCGGACGGACGAACTGGTGGTCCAGGCGCCGGACGACCGCGTGGCCCGCTGGTCCACCGATCCGCGCTCCGGCACCCCGGGCCTGCCCGATCTCACCCCGGGCCGGGCGCTGCCCGTATGTCTGCGGACCGTCGTCTCCGGACAAACGGTATTTGTGCGACCGAACGAGTGA
- a CDS encoding polyprenol monophosphomannose synthase, whose translation MNDGDQRRYGPLGTALVIIPTYNEAENIASIVSRVRAAVPAADILVADDNSPDGTGKIADELAAADSQVKVLHRKGKEGLGAAYLAGFRWGIERDYGVLVEMDADGSHQPEELPRLLTALKGADLVLGSRWVPGGRVVNWPTARKMISRGGSSYSRVLLGVPIRDVTGGYRAFRRETLEALGLDAVSSQGYCFQVDLARRAVEAGCHVVEVPITFVERELGDSKMSKDILVEALWRVTAWGVESRANRLLGRKPTPPSRS comes from the coding sequence GTGAACGACGGTGACCAGAGGCGGTACGGCCCGCTCGGTACGGCCTTGGTGATCATCCCGACCTACAACGAGGCCGAGAACATCGCGTCGATCGTCTCCCGGGTGCGTGCGGCGGTGCCCGCCGCCGACATCCTCGTCGCCGACGACAACAGCCCCGACGGCACCGGCAAGATCGCCGATGAGCTGGCCGCAGCGGACAGCCAGGTCAAGGTCCTGCACCGCAAGGGCAAGGAAGGGCTCGGCGCCGCCTATCTGGCGGGGTTCCGCTGGGGCATCGAGCGCGACTACGGCGTACTCGTGGAGATGGACGCCGACGGTTCGCACCAGCCCGAGGAGCTGCCCCGGCTGCTGACCGCGCTCAAGGGCGCCGATCTGGTCCTCGGCTCGCGCTGGGTGCCAGGCGGCCGGGTCGTCAACTGGCCCACCGCCCGCAAGATGATCTCGCGCGGCGGCAGCTCCTACTCCCGGGTCCTGCTCGGGGTGCCGATCCGCGACGTCACCGGCGGCTACCGCGCCTTCCGCCGGGAGACCCTGGAGGCGCTCGGCCTCGACGCCGTCTCCTCCCAGGGCTACTGCTTCCAGGTCGATCTGGCCCGGCGCGCGGTCGAGGCGGGCTGCCATGTGGTCGAGGTGCCCATCACCTTCGTCGAACGCGAGCTGGGCGACTCCAAGATGAGCAAGGACATCCTGGTCGAGGCGCTCTGGCGGGTCACCGCGTGGGGCGTCGAGTCCCGCGCCAACCGTCTTCTCGGCCGGAAGCCCACACCGCCGTCCCGGTCCTGA